The Terrirubrum flagellatum nucleotide sequence GGCTATGGCGGTACGCTCTGGGAAGGCGGGATCGCGCTTGCGGCAGGCACGCAGTTCATCGCGGCGACGCCGGGCGTTTCGCTGGGTTGCGAATTCTATATGCCGCATCACGTCCTGACCGAGGACGTGCTTGAAGAGCGCGTCGAAAATCGCGACGGCCATGTCATCGTGCCGAATGGGCCCGGGCTGGGCATTCGCGTCAGCGAAGCCTCGGTGCGCGCCAATGCGCGCATTCTCGCGGAGCGCTGAGAGCACCCGTCAACCCTTCGTCGCGCCGGCCGTGAGGCCATCGATGAAAAGCCGCTGCATCGCGAGAAACATTGCGATAACAGGCAATGTCATCAGCATCGATGCAGCCATGACGGCGCCCCAGTCGGTGTTGAATTCGGTCGAGAATTCGGAGAGGCCAATCGGGAGCGTCTTCGCGCGGCTGTCGGTTGCGAGGCAGAGCGCGAAGATGAATTCGTTCCAAGTGGTCACGAAAGCGTAGATCACGACGGCGACGATTCCCGGCAGCGAGAGCGGCAAAGTGATCCGCGTGAGGACGCCGACGCGGGATGCGCCATCGACAATGGCGGCTTCCTCAAGCTCGACGGGAATTGCGCTGAAATAGCCGATCAGCATCCAGACGCTGAGCGGCAATGTCAGAATGAGATAGACCAGGATCAGGCCAAGCCAGGTGTTGGCGAGGCCGAGCTTTCCCAGCACGATATAGAGCGGCACGATGATTGCCGCGGTCGGCAGCAACTGGCCAATCAGTACGAACGCCTCGCACCAGGCCTTTCCGGCGAACCGAAAGCGCGCGAAGCCATAGGCCGCAAAGATCGCCAGCGCGATCGCAATCACGGTCGAGCCCGTCGAGATGACGAGGCTGTTAAGAAAATAACGCGGAATGTTCGATTCCGTAAGCACCTTCCAATAATTCACGAAAGTCGGCGCCTGCGGCAGCCAGGCGGGCGGCACTGTATAAAGCTCGCGCAGCGTCTTGATCGATGACAGCGCCATCCAGGCGAACGGGAACAGGCTCGTTGCGACGGCCAGCGACACCGGCAGATAGATGAGGCGCGATCTTTGGCCGAGCGCCGCCATGTCAGGTCTCGCTCCGGCGGCCGAGCAGCCAGATATAGATCGCGATCAGAACAAGGACGACGCCGAAGAACATCACCGACAGCGCCGCGGCCTCGCCGAAGCGGAAGAACTCGAACGCCTGCTTGTAGATCTGGATCGGTGTGATCAACGAGCGGTTGGCGGGTCCGCCCTTGGTCATGGCGTAGATCAGCGTGATTCCATTCAGCCCCCAGATCAGCAGCAGCAGCGTGATCGCAAAGAGGATCGGCCTGAGATGTGGAATCATGACGTAGCGCACTTCGTCCATGAAGTTCGCGCCGTCCATACGGGCCGCCTCGTAGCGAGAATCTGGCACCGCCTGCAACCCGGCGAGCACCATCACTGCAACGAAGGGAAACATCTTCCACACATTCACTGCGATGAGAGACGGGAGCACAAGTTGCGGCGAGGTCAGCCACCCGACCGGCCCGTCGACGACGCCTGCGGTCTGCAGCATGTAATTCACGATTCCGAATTCGGAATGGAACATCCACGCCCAGGTCGTGGCGGCGACGATGCCGGGCACGATCCAGGGAACGAGGATCAGCGAGCGCGCCAGCCCACGGGCGCGGAATTTCTGGTTGAGCATGATGCCGACCGCTGCGCCGATCGTCATCTGCAGCACGAGCGAAGCGCCGACATAGTAGAAGGTGTTCCACAACGCGGCCAGCGTCACCGAGGAGGCGACGATGCGCTCATAGTTGCGCGAGCCGACATAGCGGCCGGAATCATCCATCGCGCTGAGCGCCGCCGTATGGAGCAGGGGATAGACGATGAGCAGCGCGAGCGCGAGCAGCGCCGGAAGCGCGAACAGAAAGCCCGTGCGTTGCGGATTTCTACTGCTCATGAAGACCGCGCGGCCCGGCATGCGGGCCGCGTCTTCTTCATTCAGTCGAGCAGCGATTTGATTTCGGACGCTGCGTCGTCCATCGCCTTTTGCGCCGTCGTTTCGCCCAGCAGTACGCGCTGGATATTGTTGAAATAGACCTGTGTGATCTGCACCCAGTTGCGATGCGGCGGCGCCGGACGGGCGAAGGGCAGCATTTCCTTGAACGCCTGAAGCTCGGGCGCCTGGAAGCGGGGCAGGCTCATGGATGATGTCCGCGCCGGAAACGTGTCGGTGTAGAAACCCATATTGTCGGTCTGGGCGAGGAAGGCGATGAGTTTCGCCGCGCCGTCCTTGTTCTTCGAGCCGGCGGGGACCACGAAAGTCCAGCCGCCCAGCAGCGCAGCAGGAGTTTTTCCCGGCGGCGTCGGGATTGGCATCACGCCGATTTCGATCGAGGGATTCTCTTTCTTGATGGAATCAAGATCGAACTGGCCGGACTGATATTGCGCGACCGTTCCCGCGATGAAGAGGCGACGCAACGCCGTGCCGTCATTCTGCAGCGTGGAAGGAGGAGAGACTTTCTCCTTTGTGAGCATGTTGGTGTAGAATTCGACCGCTTCGACCGCTGGCTTCTGATTGACGATCACTTGCTTCATGTCGTCGGAGAGCAACGAGCCGCCATTCATCCAGATGAAGGGAACGCTGCGGAAAGCGGTGTTGCCGAATTCCCCACCGCCGGTGATGCCAAAGCCATATTGCGGCTTGCCGTTGACCGTCTTGGTGAGCTTCTTCGCCACGTCGACCAACTCCGGCCATGTCTTCGGTGGCTTGGAAGGATCAAGGCCGGCCTCTTTGTAGGCGCCCTTGTTGTAATAGATCGCATGCGCCTCGATGCGGTAGGGAATGCCGTAGATCTTGCCGTCGAATTTCGAGAGATTGAGCGCGGCGGGCGCGAAATCGGCTGTGTCGATCTTGTTCCTCGCATAGATGTCGTCGAGCGGCATCAGCGCGCCGGTCGCGGCGAAGGGAATGTTCCAGCCATTCTGGATTTCGATGAGATCAGGCGGCGATCCTGATTTCAGCGCGACAAGCACCCTGTTCTGCAGGCCGTCCGACACCGTGACTTCAATCTTGACCTTGTCGCCCGGATTCGCCGCTTCGAATTTTTGAGCGAGCTCCCTGGCGCGCGCCTCGCCCCAGTTCGGCGCCCACCAGATGATGTCGGCGGCGCGCGCCGAGGTTCCGCCGAGCGCGAGCGCGGCGCCTGAAAGCCAGAGAGCGGATCGCGGAATTCCCTTCATTGGTCTCTCCCTTTTTCGGTTTTCCGATTGCGGCTCCTAGAGCTGTCGGGAGCCGAGCCGTTGGCTCCCCTTTGTCGAAATCAGATCGCGAGAGGCGTGAGCGATGCGCAGCGCGTCGGCGTTCACAATCAGCGCGCGCATGAAGCCGATCGCGTGCGCATGACCGGTATGCCAGGGCGAGGGGCAGG carries:
- a CDS encoding carbohydrate ABC transporter permease translates to MAALGQRSRLIYLPVSLAVATSLFPFAWMALSSIKTLRELYTVPPAWLPQAPTFVNYWKVLTESNIPRYFLNSLVISTGSTVIAIALAIFAAYGFARFRFAGKAWCEAFVLIGQLLPTAAIIVPLYIVLGKLGLANTWLGLILVYLILTLPLSVWMLIGYFSAIPVELEEAAIVDGASRVGVLTRITLPLSLPGIVAVVIYAFVTTWNEFIFALCLATDSRAKTLPIGLSEFSTEFNTDWGAVMAASMLMTLPVIAMFLAMQRLFIDGLTAGATKG
- a CDS encoding sugar ABC transporter permease encodes the protein MSSRNPQRTGFLFALPALLALALLIVYPLLHTAALSAMDDSGRYVGSRNYERIVASSVTLAALWNTFYYVGASLVLQMTIGAAVGIMLNQKFRARGLARSLILVPWIVPGIVAATTWAWMFHSEFGIVNYMLQTAGVVDGPVGWLTSPQLVLPSLIAVNVWKMFPFVAVMVLAGLQAVPDSRYEAARMDGANFMDEVRYVMIPHLRPILFAITLLLLIWGLNGITLIYAMTKGGPANRSLITPIQIYKQAFEFFRFGEAAALSVMFFGVVLVLIAIYIWLLGRRSET
- a CDS encoding ABC transporter substrate-binding protein, with protein sequence MKGIPRSALWLSGAALALGGTSARAADIIWWAPNWGEARARELAQKFEAANPGDKVKIEVTVSDGLQNRVLVALKSGSPPDLIEIQNGWNIPFAATGALMPLDDIYARNKIDTADFAPAALNLSKFDGKIYGIPYRIEAHAIYYNKGAYKEAGLDPSKPPKTWPELVDVAKKLTKTVNGKPQYGFGITGGGEFGNTAFRSVPFIWMNGGSLLSDDMKQVIVNQKPAVEAVEFYTNMLTKEKVSPPSTLQNDGTALRRLFIAGTVAQYQSGQFDLDSIKKENPSIEIGVMPIPTPPGKTPAALLGGWTFVVPAGSKNKDGAAKLIAFLAQTDNMGFYTDTFPARTSSMSLPRFQAPELQAFKEMLPFARPAPPHRNWVQITQVYFNNIQRVLLGETTAQKAMDDAASEIKSLLD